The nucleotide sequence TCATCACTGCGCTGAAACACGGTTGAGTGCTCATAGTTCTCTAGATCCAGCGACATCGGCTGATACTGCACGACCGAGGCGTATATGGCCTGTCGCAGGAACTGCCAGCTAACGGCTTCAGCCAGGCCACCGGACGAAGCAGACTTGGACATGGTATTGAGGAGCCGGTTGGATCCTAAAAGGTGGTACTTTTCGTCTGTGATGTTTTCCAGTTCCTCGTAGAACCGCAGGATCACTACGGTGATCAGGAGATTGTCGTCATATCCTTCTGGTTGAGCGAGCACTGCAATTAACAGTTCTAGACATTGCCCGTGATATTCAGACGCTTCTACATCACTTGAACCCGACATGATCGCATCGTGTCGCGCAGATAAGGACAACACGGCCTTGAGGACCATGGGCACCTGGAGGGCCCGACGGGGGACTTCGGTCGTGAAATGCGATTGCAGGTCACATATATCAGCCTACATAGTTAGCGATTATTTATTCCAACGCTAGGTGTGGCCTACCCATGGTGCAATTCTGGAAATGAATATCCGCATCAAATACGCCTCTCTAGGCGACAAGGTAGCAGAAGTGATCGGCCTCGGACTAAACGACTCCCATGATGAAGTCCCTGCCCAGGAATTAGTCGAGGCAAGCGGCGATGCAACTCCATTGACAGAGGGAGGTGAAATGGCGGTCGACACGACAGCTGGCCCGCAGTCAGACACCATTGGTGGTGTCACGAGACCAGAGTCGTTCATTGGTGCCAAGTCTGGCATTTCCAAACTCGGTTCTGGGAAGCTGGGCGGAAGTAGCGGAACCGGCTCCTCTGCCGGTCGTGGCTTTGGGGACTCGGCGCTCCATTCTGACGATTCGTCGGCGGGTTCTTGGATGAACGTCACTGAACGATCAGCGCATGTCCTAGTTTAACTGAGGGAAACCTACACGACCGAGGATAGTTCACCCAGACCTGCTCCGGCTCCCAAGCCAACTCAAACCGCGATGGCGTGCCATGGCTCTTGTGGTAAACATGGCGCACCGTCTTGAAGCGAAACCGCGGATCTAGACGACACGGCCGGTCCAGCCGAGCACAAGCATTACACGACGAAGCGCCCGCTCGCACGGTGCATCGAATATGGCGATGCCGACAACGCTCACATCCTCTGCCAATCCGCATGGCACTATATAATCCGGGGAGCGTAAAGCTCAGCGGGGACACGACAGGGATTATGATTGAGCGGCATCGACAAGACTCCTCGTTGGAGAGCAGGCAGTCGGGAAAGCAATCAGTGAGCGAGAAAAGAAGCGATCAAACCATATGTCTGTAGCAGAATCGAAGAGGAAGTCGTAGAGGACAATAAATTCGCTAAAATTATCCCCGACTTCCCCGCATTCGAGCCAAGCGGAGGCGGGGTGTGATTGGCATGTTCATATCAAAGCTGTTTAATAGGGAGAATTATACGGGGTCATGATACGGGGCCATGATAACGCCACCGCTAATCATAATGAATCCATTCATTCAACCATAATCAACTACCCTGACTAAAGTCATACTCATTGCCAAATCCTCGATTCAAATACCTCGACAAGGCTTCCGACTCACTCACCCAGGTGACCGGAATATCTAGATCCTTCTGCCCCTCAATTACCGGCCGGAGGCTGTCCGACAGCTCCAACTGCATCCGGTTGCGGTACCACGGGGCAAAGTGGACTTTTTTGGTTAGCATGACATTTCCCGCAATGGATCTAGGCATATAGGCACACTCACTCATCGCCAGCATGACCCGGACCACATCGGTCTGGTTTCCAATCCCGGCATGCCAGAGTCGGAGATCGCGGAGAACAAATGAGCCTTTGGGTACTATTGGCTGCGATGGTGGACGgattgccctttgcctctcTAGAGCGTCTGCTTTGATTCGTCCGCTGGCTCGCTCGCCGTGCATCCCAACTTGCACATGCAGTCCTGAATCCTTGTGCGTTCCTAGCCAGAGCTCCGTGGAGCCGTTCTCGGGCGTCATCGTGATGAGCGGGATGTTCACGACGTAGGCGAAAGGGTGCGTCGGGTGGTCAAAGTCGGCATCTGAGTGCACGGGCTGCGGCATTGGGGGATGTTCTTCGGTCGGTGGCATCGCTGAATTTCCCGAGCAAAAGGTCCATTTGGGCCGGGGGCCTAATGCAGTCGTGGTGATTTGCGTGGCGATGGGGTCTGATACTGTTAGATGTTGTCATCGTGGGTAAGATGTACCTACTTAGGAAGATATCTGTATTGAAGTAATCCCGTACCGGAGGCGGGTCTTGTTGGATATTACCCGGGTTGTAGTTGTATGGGctattttctttcttgcctTGGAGGGAGCGTGCATCTTGTACCATTTTGGCGTTCAGATGATCGAGGACATCGTGCGGAATGGCATCTTCTACCACAACCAATCCATCATGATAGAGACTGCGAATGGCAATCTCGAGGTTCCGAGGAGTCAATTGTCTGTTTCTCACCTCGTCTTGGGATGGTCGAATGCTGGTAGGAAAGCTGGACATTGTGCGCGAACTGAACTGCCGGAAGGGCTTGAAGACCCTGGTACGTGCGAGTCGCTGCATTGGGTTTATTCAATAGGTATTCGTACATCCTAGACACTGAGTGACACCGGGTTTTTATAACTTGAGGAAATACACATGTCTTTACTCCCTCGCACCCTATAGTTCCGACTTGTATCAATTATTATTGGTCAATGTTATAGATTAGTAATATAGGCTCGAAAAACTCCACACGATTCTCGCAGAATGCAGAAAACGCAAAAGCACACATCCAATCGCTTAAGCCCTGAAAATATGCCGCGACCCCTACTAAAAGACCGCTGGTAAATCACTCTTGACTAACCCTATCACACCTTAGTTGATGAACCAGGTATTGACTCTATTCAGCCAGCCATGTAGGCAGCGAAAGGTCAAGTGTACGTTCGCATTACGGAATACTATGGTTCGGAAAACTGACAAAGCTAGGCGATGGACGCCGTCCAGTGTGTCTATGCTGCCAGCGGAGCTCAAAAGAATGCCAATGGAGACACATTCATGGCCAGAGTCAAGCTTCGAAATCCCCTGGCGTAGCAGTTATTGCTGGCGGCCAATCTCGGTCCAGTGTTACGGAGCCCGGAGCCGAATATATATCCACCAAAGACCCGAAACGAGCACTGCAAGACCCATGCATCGCACGTATCTTTCGATATTATATTGACAATCTAGCTAGCTGGTATGACTTAAACGACAGTAAGCGGCATTTTGAAGATATAGTTCCGGTGTGTGCTAGACAGAATTCTCTTCTGTTGAGCGCCATTCTGGCATTTTCGGCTGCGAGCCAGAGCTCCAGTCTTTCCAATTATGCCTTATCGGAGGTGGCGGACGCATATCACTTGGAGAGTGTGGAGGAGCTGCTGTCTCTTACTGAGAATATAAACGAGTTCAGAACCGAGGAAACGCTCGCTGCAATATGCCTTCTCCGGTCATATGAGATTATATCCCGTCTGTATCCCACCGTCGTCCCTTTGTACAACAACTAAGAGTCTGGTTTAGAGAATGTCAGTGCTCAGAACCACCTGAGAGGGTCGTATTCGTTAATAGCGAGTGGCCCGAACGATCTAGAACCAGGCTTGATGCGAGCTGGTTTCTGGAACTATCTCCGGGAAGACATTACTGTAGCTCTTATGGAAAAGCACAATTTGATGATAGAGTTGAACGATCAGCAGCCCCCATTACTAGACGGGGAAGGCGATTCTGCAAACTACATATCGCACATATTGGGCAGAGTTATCAACAGTTGCTTGCACAAAGATGGCGAACCTCTGGATCAACGCGAATGGGATTCATTGAAGGGAGAGCTTGACAGTTGGAAGACCTCGCTGCCTTTGTCTTCCGAACCAATCATCACACCAGGACTTCACGGAGACAGCCGGTTTCCGTCTGTATGGAACACATCGAAATGGCATAGTATGTGGCATCCACTAATACACCCTATCTCATATTGACCATCTCAGCTGCTAGCTTACAGTATTACCACACTGCGATGACAATCCTTTGTCTGGCGGAACCCGTTCCTCACGCGATAAACACATTACAACATATCGAGAGAATGAAGTCCATCGAAGCCAACCTGGAATATCATGCCATACAAGTCTGCGCGTTGGCAATATCCAGTAACTCGGCACCTGTATGGGTTAACTCTTTTGGGCCAATATCATTCTGTTTGTCTTCCCATACCGTACTTTGTATCCTCTCCACTTACTGATGAAACAGGCGGGCCTTGGCTTCGGCAACCTGAAATGCTTGAAGAGCTTGCCGCTGAGCTGGAAAAATGGGGAGCGAGGACTGGATGGCCTGTTTCGAGCATTGTGAAGTCATTAACCAAAGCATCCGATTGATGGCACGATTGTGGAACAAATATTGCCAATTCGACGAAATAAGCCATGGCCCTGGAAAATGATTTGTAGTTATCCTTACCTTAATCACAGCCGCGAGCCAACGACCAGTCAATAACTGCAAAAAGTACTCGGTGAGCCGCATAGGGTGGTTGTGCAACAGTTGAACTCAATCGGGTACCACCGGCCATCTGCATGACATCGTATGATACCATCCGGTATTCATTTACGACGTACTACCTGCATAATTTTATTCATAATGATTCTCATCCTTCGTGAGGCCCGTAAAGTGACCAAGTTTAAAACTAGATTGGAATGGCATCGGCTCGACAGCACGGTTTTGTGGGCAATGGCGACTTTTAGTGTGTTGATTGTGGGCGGCAGCGTTGCCGGTTTGGCACTTGCTAACATGCTCGAGAGATATGGCATTGAATATACTTTGATAGAGAAACATGAAGTTATTGCGCCCCAACTCGGGGCAAGCTTTACCATGCTGCCTCAAGCGGCCCGTATTCTCGACCAACTGGGCTGTTTTGGAAAGATCCGAACACTGGGTACGCCGGTCAATGATGGAGGACTATTTGGACCAGGCGGTAATCCTCTGAACATTGACCCAAATGCTGGAGATAATTTGGAAGCATTGTAAGTTGTTGAAGACACCTGAGCCAGCCATTTTTGCTGATTTGTTAGACTTGGGTATAAGATGTGGGCTGTGGAGCGACGGCAGCTCGTTGATATTCTCTACCAAAATCTGGCCGATAAATCCAGGATCCACACATCCTGCGGTGCACTCAAGCTGGATTGCCTGGAACACGGCGTGAGGGTCGAGACACAAAATGGACGCGTTTTCACAGGAAGCATCGTGGTGGGAGCGGATGGTGTCCATAGCCGGATTCGACAAGAGATGTGGAGGATTGCTGATACAGAGTCTGATGACATTCGTATCAAAAAGGATCAAAGTGGTATGTATCTTCAGTTGGGTTCATCAAAATACTGATAGAACTGACTTCTATAGCAATAAAAAGTACTTATAGTTGCATTTTTGGCATCTCTGAGGATCTTGACCAGTCGGGCATCACGAGTACCTCCAGAACTTGCTTCCAAGGTCGGAATTACTTATATCAACGAAGTGCTCATGGTAAACTGTACTGGTTCGCATTTTCCAAAAATGTTGAAAAGGGGCGTGATATTCCGCGATACACAGATGAGGACACAGAAAGGGCCATTTCTCGATTTGGAGACGATGTCCTACAGCCCGGCATAACGCTGAGAAAGCTCTATGAACATCGAACACATGCAGTACTGCTTCCCCTGGAAGAGTATGTACTGAGCAGGTGCTATTATCGAAGGATAATCCTCATCGGTGATTCCTTGCACAAAGTATGATCCCTGTACCCTTTGATTAAACTGTCACTAACATCGGTATAGATCCA is from Aspergillus chevalieri M1 DNA, chromosome 8, nearly complete sequence and encodes:
- a CDS encoding phytanoyl-CoA dioxygenase family protein (COG:S;~EggNog:ENOG410PK73;~InterPro:IPR008775;~PFAM:PF05721), translated to MSSFPTSIRPSQDEVRNRQLTPRNLEIAIRSLYHDGLVVVEDAIPHDVLDHLNAKMVQDARSLQGKKENSPYNYNPGNIQQDPPPVRDYFNTDIFLNPIATQITTTALGPRPKWTFCSGNSAMPPTEEHPPMPQPVHSDADFDHPTHPFAYVVNIPLITMTPENGSTELWLGTHKDSGLHVQVGMHGERASGRIKADALERQRAIRPPSQPIVPKGSFVLRDLRLWHAGIGNQTDVVRVMLAMIHFAPWYRNRMQLELSDSLRPVIEGQKDLDIPVTWVSESEALSRYLNRGFGNEYDFSQGS